From the genome of Methylocystis heyeri:
TTCCCCCCGTCGTGTCGCGCCTCACCTTCGCTTCCGACAGTTTTTCGTCGCCTTTGCGCCGCGGCGCGGCCAACCGATGCAGGGCGCCGCCGCTATTCCTCTGACACATCGCCATGTTAGCGCCTCTGCCGAGCCATCTTTGTTTGTTCAGGTGGCGAGCGTCGGGGCGCAGCGACTTTTTCACGTCCTTTACAGGATCAGGGGAACTTTCCATGTCTATTTCAAACCTCGAAACCGGGCGGGCCGATTGCCCGCGGCCGCTTGAAACGCCTTGTCCTCTCGAAGCCGCCTGCTCCAATCGCGGCGATTTCGCTCTCTGCGTCGAAAATCCGCCTCGGAAGGCGATGCTCCCTTCGGGCGGGGAAACGACCGCTCAGGGAGCGAGGCTGATCGATCTCGAGCGTCGGGCTCGCTTTGGGCGCTTCGGCTTCAGCAGGGGCTGAAAACTCATCCGAACATACGCTCGGCGCGGCGCCTTGCCGGAGGCCGCGCCCCGCCTCGGCGCATTCGCCGCTCGAATCGTTCGAGCTGCGAGAAATTGCGCCGGATTTGAAGCTGGAGCGCATTCTCATCGCAAAAGCCTGTCAGCTTTTGGCGCTCCGGCGCGGATGATTCGACTTCCAAGAATGCGAACGCCGGGCGATGAGCCCAGCAAAGTCGGCATGGCGCCCAATCAGGGCGACGAGCTTTCGCCCTGATTGGTGGCGGACTGCGCCATGCCGACACTTCTCAGGCCTGGAGCGCGTTCGGTTCAGACAGAGCGGAACGCGCTCCAAAGGTCACTGGCAGAGCGTGTTCTTATGCAAAACCGCCTCGGGGTTGTCGGGAACATGCCTAAACGCCGTGCGGAACGCCCGGCGATCAGGCGCGAGCGCGCGCTGCGCTCAATCCCCTCTCCATGTCGTCGATGAGGTCGTCGGGGTCTTCGAGGCCGACCGAAAGACGAAGCAGGCCCTCCGAAATTCCCAGGGCGGCGCGCGCTTCCGGCGTCAGTCGCTGATGGGTCGTCGTCGCCGGATGGGTGATCAGGCTTTTGGCGTCGCCGAGATTGTTGGAGATTTTCACGACGCCCAGCGCATTGGCGAATGCGAAGGCCGCCTCCTTGCCGCCGACGACCTCGAATGTGACCAAAGTGCCTCCGCCGGTCATCTGGCGGCGCGCGAGAGCCGCCTGGGGGTGGTCGTCCCGGAACGGATAGAGCACCCGAGCAATCCCGCTTTGGGAGGCGAGGAAGTCCGCGATTCTCGCGGCCGTCGAGGTCTGCTGGGCGACCCGCAGCTGCAGGGTCTCGAGCCCTTTCAACATCACCCAGGCGTTGAAAGGCGACATGGCGGGGCCGGTCTGCCGCAGGAAATTATGCAGATTTTCCTCGATGAGGGCCTGCGATCCCAGTATCACGCCGCCGAGGCACCTTCCCTGGCCGTCGATATGTTTGGTCGCCGAGTAGACCACTATGTCGGCGCCGAGCTCGAGCGGCTTTTGAAGCAGGGGCGTCGCGAAGACATTGTCCACGACGAGGCGCGCGCCGGCTTCATGAGCAAGATCGGCCAGCGCCTTGAGATCATAGACCTCGAGGCCGGGGTTGGTCGGCGTTTCGAGAAATAAGACTTTGGTTTCCTTGCGGATAGCGGCTTTCCACTGCGCCAGGTCGGCGCCGTCCACGAGGGTCGCCGAAACGCCGAAGCGCGGCAGCAGTTCCTCCACGACATAGAGGCATGAGCCGAAAAGAGCGCGCGCCGCGACGACATGATCCCCGCATTTGACCTGGGACAGCAGAGCCGCTGTGACCGCGGCCATGCCGCTCGCGGTGGCGCGAGCCGCTTCTGCGCCTTCCAGCAGACACATGCGCTGCTCGAACATGGCCACTGTCGGGTTTGAAAAGCGCGAGTAGATGAAGCCCGGATCGTCGCCCTTGAAACGGGCTTCGGCGGCCTGCATCGTGGGATAGGCGAAGCTTTGCGTCAGGAACAGCGCTTCCGACATTTCCCCGAACGGAGAACGCAACGAGCCGCCGTGGACGAGCAGGGTGGCTGGTTTCAGGGAGCGGCTCTTGGGGTCGCTGGGGGCTGACATGGGTTCTCCTCGAAGCGGCGCGAGCGCGAGTCTGCCGCAAAAGACGGCGCAAAAAGCGGGGTTCTCGGGGAGACCCGGCCTTTTAGCGCCTTGTTTAATGTGGCGGCAAGCCGGCCGGCTCAAATAACCACGAGCCCAATAAAGGCCGAAGCAAAGCGCCTGTCAACCGCCAGAAAGCTCAAGGAGTTTGGGCGGCGCCGCTTGCGCCGCGGGCCAAAGCGGAGAATGTAGGGCGAAATTCGAGGGGACTTGGCCGCGGAAGGGGGCGGGCGATTGGATATCTTGCTGCTGGCGGGCTCAAACGCGGGTCTTCGCGATGGCTGGGCCGCCCAATTCATGGAGCTCGCCCAGGACCACAGGGTGAAAAACCGCTTTCTGGGCGCCGTGGGATCGCTGTTTGGATTGTTGCGGCTGCTCCATCTGGATCGGGACCTCTCGGGACAGCCCGATCTGATCATTTTTGAATATGCTCTCAACGACGCCATCATGCTCGGCGATTGCGGCCTTTCGGCCGCCATGTTGCGAGATACGCTCGACGAGGTGGCCCAATATTGCGCGGAGCGCCAAATTCGATTGCTGTTCCTGGCTTTGCAGCCGCGGGACGCGCGCGCCGGCTTTTTTTCGTCGTCGCCCCGTGTCCTGCGCAGCTATTCCCGTGTCGCGAAGGCGCGGGCGATGCGCCCCTGCCTGACCTTGAACGAAATTCTCGGCGGTCGTCCGGACGCCGGCTGTTACCAGGACGCCTATCACCTGACGCAGCCGGTGTCCCGCAAGGTCGCCGAACGGCTTCTGTCCCTGGTGGGGGAAGAAGAAATTCCCGTTCCTCTGGCGGCCCCGCGACGCCCCTGCGCCTTCTCCTATGTCGGCGCGGAAGCCGCCGCAGCGCTCGGTCCGGTCAGCACGGAGGCGCATGAGAGCAAGGTCTTCTCCGGCCGCTTTCTAAAGATCGAGCGCTCGGGCTCGAGCCGCTGGCCCGGACGTGGGCGGTTGGCGGGGCTGATGCTGCGTTCTTCCGGCCGGGCCGGGATCTACGTAGTGGGGAATGCGGCGAAGGCCTATAGGAAATGTTCGGCCTCGCTGATGCAGCAGACCGTCGCCAACCTCATTCTTTTGCATTATGTGTCGCATCGGCTCCATGTCGACGACGACCTCGTGATTGCGATGCCGGGCCAGCCGTCCGCCGTCTTCGCGCTGGAAAACGACGGCTCGATGCAGGAAGCGGCGCCGAACGCTTCTTTCTTCGAGCAGTGTCTCGAAATCAACGGCGTCATGCTGTGGCGGCCGGCGCCTTTATGGGCTCGGCTGCAGGCGGCAGCGGCGCTTTGGGCCGCACGCTTGCGCCTCCGCCGCAGTGGCGCGCGCCGGGCTCCCGTGGAATCATGCGCGCAGTAAAGGATCGGGCCGGGACCGCAACCCGGTTCGCAAGCCGAGGGTTCAGGGAATGATCGACAGAGGGCGGGGCGATTCGACGGCCGCGAGCGGAGGCTTCGGCGTCCTGCCCGGGCGGGGCATCGGCAGTTTGTTCGAAGCCGGGGCGATACGATCCTCCTCTCCGCTCCATCCCACGCAGATCCAGCCCGCGAGCCTCGATCTGCGGCTCGGGGAAAAAGCCTACCGCGTGCGGGCGAGCTTCCTTCCCGGGAAAGACCGTCAGGTCGGAACCATGCTGGAGGCCCTCGCTTCGGACGAGATTTGCCTGACGGGCAACGGCGCTGTGCTGGAACGCGGTTGCGTCTATGTCGTGCCCCTGATGGAGAGCCTCGTGCTGCCCGGCGATCTTTCAGGCGCGGCCAATCCCAAAAGCTCCACCGGCAGGCTCGACATCTTCACCCGCCTCATCGCAGACCACGGCGACAGGTTCGATCTCGTCGAGCAGGGTTATCGGGGCCCTCTCTACGCCGAAGTGTCGCCGCGCAGTTTCTCGGTGCGCTTGCGCGCCGGTTCGCGGCTGAACCAGCTTCGGTTCCGCCGGCATCCGACGGGCGAGCCGCAGCTGACCAGCTTCGCTTTGGGCGATGCCGCGCTCGAAGCGCGCCACGCGAAAAACGCGCTCGTCGACGGACCGCTCAATCTTCGCGACGGGGTGGTCCTGCGCGTCGATCTCTCCGAGCCGCTGAGCCCCAAGGGCGTGGTTGGGTATCGTGCGCAAAAACACGCCGACGTTATCGACGTCGACCGCGTCGGCGCCTACCGCATGGAGGATTTCTGGGACCCCTTGCCGGCGCGGCCCGACAAGCGGCTGATCCTCGATCCGGGCGATTTCTACATTCTCGCTTCGCGCGAGCGATTGTCGATACCACCCGATCTTGCGGCTGAAATGGCGCCGATGGACGCCGCCATCGGCGAGTTTCGCGTCCATTACGCCGGCTTCTTCGATCCCGGCTTCGGCGCCGGAGCGGACGGACGGCCGAGCAGCCGCGCCGTGCTGGAGGTGCGCAGCCGGGAGGTTCCGTTCATTCTCGACGACGGCCAGTTCATCGGCCGGCTGGTCTATGAGCCGATGGCGGAATTGCCCGGCGAACTCTACGGCGAAGCGGGAAGCTCGAACTATCAAGGCCAGGGCCTGAAGCTCTCCAAACACTTTCTGTCTTGCTAGAGCGCATTTTCGATGCGCCTTCCGTCCTAACCGATCCGATGCATGAAATAGCACAGGCAATCGAGCCTGATGGCGCGCGGATCGAGCGTCAGCATCGCGGGGATCGCCGGCCGGGTCAGACGTATCCGGCCATCGGCGTAGTCGAAATATTCTTCGGCGGGGTGATCGCCGTCGCCGGGAAGCGTTTCGAGCCGAAACGACTCTCCGCATTCTCCGAGGATATCGCCCCGGCGCAACGGCCGGAAATTGAGATGGTCGAGATCGCTGCGGAAACGGAAATCCGCCGCCGAGCCGTCAAAGGAGAAACTGGCTTGCGCAGGCAGTTTCACGATCGCGCAGGTTCGCAGCAGATCCACATCCTGCGCCGAGGGGCCGTGCTCGGGAAAGCGGGACATGGCGAGGACAGCTTCGATGAGGCTCGCCGCATGATCCGCGCCCACGCCGGCGCCCGCCTTGCCGCATTCGACCGTTATCGCGGGGCAAAGCCGCGCCATGGCCCCCGCCTGCACGCCGAGCGGCCGCTGAAAATGCACCACGGTGCGGGAAAATAATTGCGCCAGCGAAATAAACTCCGGCTCGAGCCGCGTGACGCAGCTGTAGTGCGGATTGAAGCCGGTGTTGTTGTGGATGTCGACGCTCGCGAAAGGTTTTTTGCGGGCGGCGTAATCGAAGACCGCGCCGGCCATGAGGGATAGAGGCGCGTGAGGCTCGAGGGTCCCGGGCCAGATGCGGTTGAAATCCATCTGTTCCGGCAGCGTTCTCACATGAGCCGCGGCGGCCCCGACATTGCCGACGAACAAAAGCAGCGCGCGATGCAATTCCCGCTTGCCGCAACGGCGCAGGACCTCTTGAACGGCGATGAGCCCGCTGTCTTCATTGCCGTGAAGAAGAACGGACAGGAAAAGGGGGCGAGGATCGCGTCCCGGCAGGTCGATCAGACTGGGGCCCGGAAGAATCTCGATCAGCCGATCCGCGGGGCAGTCGAGAAAGCCCGCGGGCAGCTTGTCGAACAAGGCGAAGTGCGAGTCGTTCACAAGCGCTCCTCACGGTTCCCATTGATGCGCCGGCGCGCCGCTGCGCTGTCGCTCGCAATAGGCCGCCATCAGTCTGAAAGCGTCGCCCTCGCGCAGTGCGAGGCCCCGCCGCTGCCATACGGCGCCAGTCTGGCCTCCTTGCACGCGCGCTTCAACTATATCGAGATAGGAGCCCGCCGCTACGCCGAGGTCTTCGAGACCGCGGCGCGCGGAAGGGAGAATATGTCGCAGCAGCAATTCCCGCGCCTCGATGGTCTCGCCGCCGGGCCAGATCAATTCCGCGCCGAGGCCGAACCGCGCGGCGGCGTAGAAGTTGGACTGCGCCTGTTCAAAGGCGAGCGTGTTCGCCTCTCCCGATCGCGTCAGATCATGGACGAGGCCGCAATAGAGCGCGGTGTTCGCGACCATGTCGGAGATCGAAGGCCCGGCCGGCAGTATGCGATGCTCGATGCGCAAATGCGGCGTTCCGTCTTCGTCGAAGCCGATCAGCGCGCGGTTCCAGCGCCATATCGTGCCGTTGTGAAGGCGCAGATGACGCAGGGCCGCCGGGCTTTCCTCGAAGAATATGGGCAGCAGCACCGGGTAGTCGGCGAGGTTCTCTTCGAAGAGTTCGATGCAGGAGCGGGCGACGTAACCCGAGCCCATGCTCACCCTGCGTGTTTTTTCCGGGATGTCGACGGCCTGCTCGAACAAGGGAATCCGCGTCTCGCACCAGAGAGACTTGCCGAACAGGAACGGCGCATTGCCGCTCGCTGCGATGATCGGTCCGGAAGCGGCGATGGAGGCGTTGTAATAAAGATGGGCGCGCTCGGCCGGGATTTTCAGATGGATCTGGAACGAGGTCGCCGCCGCTTCGAGCATGACGTCGCAATGTTCCGACACGAGATGATCCGCGCCTTCGATGTCGACGCGCAACGGGCGGCCGCGGCGTCGTCGCAGCACCTCGTTGTTGAGCGCGTAATATCGGTTCAGCTTCGAAATGTTTTCGAGCGTCATGTCGGAGTCGCGAATGGTCGGGAGCGTGCCGATCATCACCATATTGGCGTCGAGGCCGTGCGCGACGTCGTTGCATCGCGTCCATAGCGCGCAAAGAATCTGTTCGGCGCGAGAGAAGGCGTCCGCTTCCAGAGGCAGGGGCGGGGGGTTGAGCTCCACATTGAACCGCGACAGTTCGGGGCCGACCTGCGGATTGTCCACCGCCTGAAGAAGGGCTTCGTTGATCGGCGCGGGAGAGTAGCTGTGGTCCACGATCCAGGCTTCGATTTCGAAGCCCAGTTCCAGACCTCGATTGGAGAAGCGACGGCTTTCGAACAGTTCTCGCGCCATGCGCGTTTCGAGCGCAAGCCTTTCGGCGAAGCGGCGAAAGTCCTTCGCGTCGAAGCCGATGTTTTTGATTTCCTCGCCCATCGCCTTTGGTCCGTGGTCTCCATGGGCAGGCTCGCCCGCCGCCCCGGCGGCAAAACGCCGCGGCCAGTCTCCCCCTCGCCATCTTGCACGCCCCGCCGTGAAAGACGCGCAAGCTTCCTTCCGGCTCCGCCCAAGCCGCTGAAAAGCGAGGCTTTTGCGCGGGCGGCGTTTTTAGGCTATTTTTCGCCGTGATGTTGACTTAGCGTGCGTGCGTGTTGGGGGGAGAGGGAAATTCGGCGGCTGAAGCCGCGGTCACGCTCGCATTCGAGCCCGTTCCACCCAAATCGCCTTGCCCTCGGGACGCATTGTTCCGGGAGGGGTCAACCGGCGCATAGCCAGCTCGGGCTCGGCTATGCGGGAGGTTAACATTGCGCCGACGACGCGGCGCCGACTTAGTGAGCAAGAGAGATTGTCCCCAGACGCCATTGTCCGCAAACCAAAACAATCGTCTGTGGCCGCCTCTTCGCTTCTGGCGGCGTTAACCATCGTCGCGGGAATCGCGACTCCCTCTTTCACGGAAAGCGCCATCGCGAACGGCGATACGCGAACCTTGAATCTTTTTTATGTACATACGCAGGAATCGATTTCCGCGACCTATCTCGTCAACGGCCAATACGACCGCAATGTCCTGCAGCAGTTGAACTGGTTCCTGCGCGACTGGCGCCGGGACGAGCCCACCAACATGGATCCGCGTCTCTTCGACGTGGTGTGGGAGGCCTATCGCTCCGCAGGAGCCGGCGGCGAAGTGGTCAAGGTCGTTTCCGCCTATCGCTCGCCCCAGACCAATGCGATGCTGCGCGCGCGTTCCCGCGCCGTCGCCAAATATTCCCAACATATGCTGGGCAAGGCGATGGACACGACCTTGCCCGGGATGCCGATGTCGCGAATTCGCGAGGTCGGCATGCGCATGCAGCGGGGCGGGGTAGGCTATTATCCCACTGCCGGGACGCCTTTCGTCCATCTCGACGTCGGAAATGTTCGCGCCTGGCCGCGCATGACCTATGAGCAACTCGTCGAACTGTTCCCCGACGGCAAGACGGTCCATATCCCGTCCAATGGTCAGCCGCTGGCGCGCTACGAAGAAGCTAAGGCCGAGATCGAGGCTCGGAACAACGGCGCCGTCGTAATGGAGCCGCGCAGATCGCCCTTCGGGTTCCTGGCGTTTTTGTTCGGCGGCGGCGAGGACGAGGCCGAAGACGTGACGACCCCGGCGCCTGCTCCCCGCAAGCAATGGGCCGCGCTTGCGCCGCGCAATTCGAGGTCGGCTCGCGCCGCCGCCGAATCCGACGAGGAGGGAGGCGGCGAAGCTCCGCTCGAAACCCCGCGCCGCGGGCGAGAAGTTCTGGCCAAGGCCGAGGCCAATCTGCCTCGCGGCGAAACCGTGATGACAGCGGCTCCCGACGACGGCGCCGCCGCTGCGGCCAAGGCGGATGCCGCCGCTGCAAAAGCCGCCGCGGCAGCGGCGGCGAAGGCCGAAGCCGCCGCAGCGAAAGCGGAAGCAGCCGAGAGGGAGAAGCTCGAGCGCGCGCCATTGCCTCCCCAGCGTCCGGCGTCGCTTGAAAAAGCCGATCCGCAGGAGGCGATGCCGTCCGATAAGCGGCTGGCGGCGATCGAGCCGGAGGCGAACTCCCCGAACTCGGCCGTTTCGCCCGGCGCCGCCTCCACGGCCGGAGCGGAGCCCGACGCCGCCGCGAGCGACATCGACGCGCCGCTTCCGCCGCGAAGGCCCCATAATCTGGCCGCGGGTTCGAACGCGCCGCTGCCGCCGGTCAGGCCGACGGAGTTCGCTTCCGCGGGGAAGTCGGACGCCAACGCTTCTCAAGAGCAACCCACTCCCCAGCCCGTAGCCCTGGCGCCGGCCCCTCTGCCGCAGCCCCGCCCCAAGAATTTGAGGGCGGGCGACAAGGCTAGGGAAGACGGGGCGCTGTCCAATCTGATGGACTCGACCGGCTCTTCCGCTCATGCCGCCAAACCGCGCTCCCCCGCATCCGACGACGACCCTCTGGCCTTCGCCCCGCCGACTGCCGCGAAAGGGACAAGCTCGGGCGCAAAGTCCCCCGCCGGCAAGACGACGATAGGCAAATCCACTCCGGGGCCGCGCGCGGAATTTGTGCCCGCCCGGCTCGAGCCCTCGAATTTTCACGCCATGACAGCCGCAAGTCCCACGATCGGCGATTCTGCGGCGCCAGCATCGGGTTCCTCGATGATGGGAGCGTCGGTCGGGGGCGTTCGCGCCGCGGCTCACGCCTCCAGACCGGGCGCGCTGAAGGATATCGAGCCGACGGCTCGGCCGGCGTTCTCGGACGATGCCGGGGCCGACGGGGCCGACGCTCCCGCCCGCTAGTTTCCCTCCCGAGCCTTTCCGGAGCGATGCGATCCCGCAGTTCGCGTCCTCTCGCCGCAGCGCGCCATCCCCTCGAACGAAGGGTCGCGGCGCTCCCCGCCACGGCGGCGCAAGGCAATTTCTTCGCCGGGGAAGTCATCATCCCGTTTGGAGCGCGTCTTTTACGCAAAAGCCGGTCAAATTTGGCGCAAATGCGCTCCAAGTCATCGGGGCGGCTGGCTATTTTGTTGCGGCGCACCGCAAAAATTCTCGGATATCCAGACCCTTCCGCTCTGGCGTTAACGTATTTGTAGCCAAGAAATGGCGCCAATCCGGACAATATATAGAAACAAACTTAGGGATTCGGCGTATACAAATAGACTCACATTCGAAGCGTCGCCGGACGTTGCCGGCGCACGCAAGGATATTTTGGAAAAATGATAGATCGGAAGGATGAGGAGGCTGCGATGCCTGTCGCGGAGCGGGATTTTCGTCATCGAAGGCCGGCGGCGCAGGCAGGTTACGGCCGCCTCGGCGCCAGGGTCAGGCGTGACGCCGTCGTCCTTGCTGCGGCGGCGGTGGGGGCCATCGCAATCTGCGTCGCCGCCGGACTCTATTTTTTCGCCGGGTGGAGCGCGCTTGCTCTGTTCTTCTTCCTGTTCGGAATGGGCGCGGCCATGAAATGAGGGGTCTCAATAGGCGCTGCTGTCCCGAAAAACGAGTCGAACCGTCTTGAAGATGATTTTGATGTCGAGCCAGAGGGTCCAGTTTTCGATGTATTGGATGTCGTAGTCGACACGCCTCTGCAGCTTCAGGACGCTATCCAATTCTCCACGCAATCCGTGAATTTGCGCCCAGCCGGTCAATCCCGGCTTCACGCGGTGACGGACGGCGTAGTAATCGACCAGATCCTCGAGGTTCCTGCCTTCCGCCTTTGTGGCGAGCGCATGGGGACGAGGGCCGATCAGCGACATGGAGCCCTGGAGAACGTTTATCAGCTGCGGCAATTCGTCGATGCTGTACCGGCGCAATATCCGGCCCACGCGGGTGACGCGCGGGTCGTTTCGGCTGGTCTGCTTTTCCGCATGATGGTCCGTCATCTCGGTGTACATCGAGCGGAACTTCCATAGCTCGAACGGGCGGCCGTTGAAGCCCGTGCGTATCTGCTTGAAAAAGACCGGTCCCCGACTTTCGATGCGTATCGCCAGGGCGACGAGCGCGAACAGCGGCGACAAAGCGAGCAGGCCGAGCCCCGCCAGGATTATGTCCTCCATGCGCTTCAGCCACAGGCCCCAGCCATGGATCGATTCCTCGATCGCACAGAAAGCGGGGCGGCTCCCGAGTTGGCAGATCCTGCGGATCGAGCGATCGACGGCGCCATCGTCGGGGACGACGAAGACCCGAGTCGAGAGATGGCGCAGCACATCCAGTCTGCTCAAGACCAGAGGTATATCGGCCCAGGGAGCCGAGACGTAGACGTGGTCGATTTCCAGCTGCGCAACCATTTCGGCGACCGCTCCAAGATCGGCGAAGGACGCAAACTCGAGGCTGTGAAGGACGCGAACCTGCTTGGCGGTTTGGGACTCGATTTCCCGGGAAGCGATTGGAGGCGCGAACATGCCGATGGACAATGCGCGGCTCACACAGGCGCCGCGCTCGAGCGCGCGCTCGATGAGCTTGAAGAAAACGGTCCGGAATTCGAATTTGAGCAGGAAGGCGAGAACGGCCCAGGTGAAGAACCAGAGCCGCGAATATTTTTCGGCCGATTTGGTCGCGACAACGATAACCAGCATGAACGCAAAAGTTGCAAAGGTCGTCAGCGGAAGGCGCCTGAACGCTCGTCGGCGATCCAATATGGCGTCCGTCCGATAAACGCCGAGCAGATGCGCCCAGATCAAGTTGGAGAAGACGCCCAGCAGGAGGGCTTCCGTTCCCAGATCCTGTAAGGGCCGGGCCGCGCCGTTGAAAAATTCGGCGACGACGCCGGCGCCGTTCGCTCCCAGCGCCATCGCGAGAGTAGCGGCAATCGCCATTGCCGCTACGCAGCTCTGCGGCGAAATTCTCCTCGACTTTGCAATAGCGGTAGACGTCACGCCAAGCTCACGGGCCTGACTCGCCTCTAGGTGGCATTCCGAGGTCGCGCGCAAGTCTAAATCCTTGCAATATGAAGGCATTCCCCGGACTGTAGAAGAATCCGCCGATGATGCAAGGGCCAAGGTCGGATCGGTCTGCGATATATGCGGATATTATTTATTTGCAATGTGAGCCGGGGTCATGGCAGCCTTCCATCATGATCTCATTCTTCAAGCACAGAGCTGCTTCCCGCAAGGAAGCTGGCGGCGCCTCGGCGCCTGCAGGAACCCGCATCTACGCGATAGGAGACATCCACGGTCGATTGGATCTGCTGACGCGCCTTTCGAACCGGCTGCGCGAGGATATGGCCGCCAATCCCTGTGAGAATGCGACAATCGTTCTTTTGGGCGATTACGTAGACAGAGGTCCCGATTCTGCCGGCGTGATCGATTGGATCATGGATGGCGGGCTTCCTGCGCCCTATCACGCCTTGCGCGGCAATCACGAAGCTACGCTGCTCAACTTTCTCGACGACGTCTCGGTGCTGGAAGAGTGGCGCAGATTCGGCGGACTCGAAACGCTCGGATCATATGGAGTCGACGTCCGGGAGCCGATGCGGGGAAGAGCTTACGCGGAGGCGCAGGCTCGATTCAGAGAGGCGCTGCCTTCGGCGCATCTCGATTTCTATCACGGCGCCGCGCTGTCCTGGAGCGCAGGAGACTATTTTTTCTGTCACGCGGGAGTGAAGCCGGGCGTGCCTCTGACGCTGCAGCAGGAATACGATCTCCTCTGGATCCGCGACGAATTCAATCTTTATCGGGGTTCCTTCGAGAAGATCGTCGTTCACGGCCATACGCCCGTCGATGCCCCGGAGTCGCTGCCGAATCGCATCAATGTTGACACGGGCGCTTACGCCACCGATGTCCTGACGGCGGTGGCGCTGGAGCGCGACGAGCGCCGTTTCATCACGAGCTGAAAGCGCATTTCACTTTTTTCGCGCGGGCGCGGGATAGCAGCCGACGCCTTTTTGGCCGTCCTTGGAGGGTTCCAGAAACGACGCGCAATCGAAATCAGGATCGACCGGCGGCGGCGGCGGCACGGCGCCGCGGTCGCCGGCAGGCGCGTTCGACAGGCCGAACTCCTGCGACGTTCCTTTCGCCGGAGAACCGGCGGGTTCGGCGCGCCAGGACTCGCGGGCTTTCTGGCCAATGGAGAAATTGACGCCTGCGTCTCTCCTCGCGATCGCGCGAGGCGAAAAACTGATATGCGGTCCCGCAGTGAAGGGAGTGGTCACGGGGTCCCTGCCGGAGGACGTCACGACGAAGCCCTGTTGGCGGGG
Proteins encoded in this window:
- a CDS encoding DUF1190 domain-containing protein — protein: MGRYVAPSGSLLIIAGLALCASTNLFAQTRGDYRFRSEQNCMGAGKFTAEQCANAVANSKAEFEEKAPRFPTREACEKLFPDAGCSLGFKGADGWAGKKSGIYFSPRQQGFVVTSSGRDPVTTPFTAGPHISFSPRAIARRDAGVNFSIGQKARESWRAEPAGSPAKGTSQEFGLSNAPAGDRGAVPPPPPVDPDFDCASFLEPSKDGQKGVGCYPAPARKK